The following coding sequences lie in one Stenotrophomonas rhizophila genomic window:
- a CDS encoding sensor histidine kinase — MIAPDRPALEPTVPSRWIASLLRPAPDSSVADNLRRGKPAWADAVHLLWTGWVFFTPIFGTGYTLEWLWLTLLTYPVFLVLYVRLLLAPRHHGPRYALAMVAMGLALLPFYPSGISYFIFGCVMLRVCRDTSMLRYMLQLLALNGLFVVVALWVGYPWQLVVWIPSMGLILGIVINVERANKDRDAALQLSQEEVRRLAATAERERIGRDLHDLLGHTLSLITLKLELSRKLADRDPQGSRREVTEAEAIARQALAEVRSAVTGIRASDLAAELASARLLLECQHVHLHYAPPPPMPPDVERGLSLVLREAATNIARHAQAHQAWIRFEQEGRSLLMEIRDDGRGGVQADGNGLGGMRERVTALRGTLVVQSVKGEGTCVTVRVPLPAATAAVAALPADLPTAPSLPAGGPA, encoded by the coding sequence ATGATCGCGCCTGACCGCCCCGCCCTGGAACCGACCGTGCCTTCGCGCTGGATCGCCTCGCTGCTGCGCCCCGCGCCGGATTCGTCGGTGGCCGACAACCTGCGCCGTGGCAAGCCGGCCTGGGCCGACGCGGTCCACCTGTTGTGGACCGGCTGGGTGTTCTTCACCCCCATCTTCGGCACGGGCTACACGCTGGAGTGGTTGTGGTTGACCCTGCTCACCTACCCGGTGTTCTTGGTCCTGTATGTGCGCCTGCTGCTGGCGCCCCGCCACCACGGGCCGCGTTATGCGCTGGCCATGGTGGCCATGGGCCTGGCGCTGCTGCCGTTCTATCCCTCGGGCATCAGCTACTTCATCTTCGGGTGCGTGATGCTGCGGGTGTGCCGCGACACCAGCATGCTGCGCTACATGCTGCAGCTGCTGGCGCTCAACGGCCTGTTCGTGGTGGTCGCCTTGTGGGTGGGCTACCCGTGGCAGCTGGTGGTGTGGATTCCCTCGATGGGCCTCATCCTCGGCATCGTCATCAACGTGGAACGGGCCAACAAGGACCGTGACGCGGCGCTGCAGCTGTCGCAGGAGGAAGTGCGCCGTCTGGCCGCCACCGCCGAACGCGAGCGCATCGGCCGTGACCTGCACGACCTGCTGGGGCACACGCTGTCGCTGATCACGCTGAAGCTGGAACTGTCGCGCAAGCTGGCCGACCGCGACCCGCAGGGCTCGCGCCGCGAAGTAACCGAGGCCGAAGCGATCGCGCGCCAGGCCTTGGCCGAAGTGCGCAGCGCGGTCACCGGCATCCGCGCCAGCGACCTGGCAGCCGAGCTGGCGTCGGCGCGGCTGTTGCTGGAATGCCAGCACGTGCACCTGCATTACGCGCCGCCGCCGCCGATGCCGCCGGATGTGGAGCGCGGGTTGTCGCTGGTGCTGCGCGAGGCGGCCACCAACATCGCCCGGCACGCGCAGGCACACCAGGCCTGGATACGCTTTGAACAGGAAGGGCGCAGCTTGCTGATGGAGATCCGCGATGATGGCCGTGGCGGCGTGCAGGCCGACGGCAACGGGCTGGGTGGCATGCGCGAACGGGTGACGGCATTGCGCGGCACGCTGGTGGTGCAGTCGGTGAAGGGCGAGGGCACCTGCGTCACGGTGCGCGTGCCGCTGCCAGCGGCAACCGCGGCGGTGGCCGCCTTGCCGGCCGACCTGCCGACGGCACCATCGCTGCCCGCGGGCGGGCCGGCATGA
- a CDS encoding ABC transporter permease, whose product MNTLTTVPTAHPRASSWRIYRAEALCELRRAWRTPAFALPSLLFPVLFYALFGILLGRGHAPQYLLATYCVFGAMAPALFGFGVQLALDREGGLLTLKRALPLPPMAPLLARLLMAVLFALLVALVLLGVAAPAGVGLAPAMVLRLLAVAGFAALPLGAIGLWIGSHVSASAAPAVVNLVYLPLALLSGLWLPLSILPPVFSALAPLWPTWHLAQLALPAVGMPAQGSTWVHIAVLLAVTGVALGLARRRLRRVG is encoded by the coding sequence ATGAATACCCTGACCACCGTACCGACCGCGCACCCGCGCGCCTCCAGCTGGCGGATCTACCGCGCCGAAGCGCTGTGCGAACTGCGCCGCGCCTGGCGCACGCCGGCCTTCGCGCTGCCTTCGCTGCTGTTTCCGGTGCTGTTCTATGCGCTGTTCGGGATACTGCTCGGTCGCGGTCACGCGCCGCAGTACCTGCTGGCCACCTACTGCGTGTTCGGCGCGATGGCACCGGCGCTGTTCGGCTTCGGCGTGCAGCTGGCGCTGGACCGCGAAGGCGGCCTGCTCACGCTGAAGCGCGCGCTGCCGTTGCCGCCGATGGCCCCGTTGCTGGCGCGGCTGCTGATGGCGGTGCTGTTCGCGCTGCTGGTGGCGCTGGTGCTGCTGGGGGTGGCCGCCCCGGCCGGGGTGGGCCTGGCGCCAGCGATGGTGCTGCGGCTGCTGGCCGTGGCCGGCTTCGCCGCGCTGCCGCTGGGCGCGATCGGGCTGTGGATCGGCAGCCATGTCAGTGCCAGTGCAGCCCCGGCGGTGGTCAACCTGGTGTACCTGCCGCTGGCGCTGCTGTCGGGGCTGTGGCTGCCGCTGTCGATCCTGCCGCCGGTGTTTTCCGCGCTGGCCCCGCTGTGGCCCACCTGGCACCTGGCCCAACTGGCGCTGCCGGCGGTGGGCATGCCGGCCCAGGGCAGCACGTGGGTGCACATCGCGGTGTTGCTGGCGGTCACCGGTGTGGCGCTGGGGCTGGCGCGGCGGCGCCTGCGCCGGGTTGGCTAA
- a CDS encoding ABC transporter ATP-binding protein: MSVSCPTALATLRDAQVHYGAVAALQGVSFSLQRGEVLALLGRNGAGKSTAISVLLGLRALDAGQAELLGGDPQQRASRRGIGVMLQSTALPPVLQVDELIALASACYDDPRPLEECLALAGLADLARRRYGQLSGGQQRRVQFAIALCGRPQLLFLDEPTTGLDIQARQALWQAIGQLASEGCGVLLTTHYLEEAEALAQRVVVIEQGRVLADGPLAQFRQQLAPRRIRCRSALDAEVLKTWPGVREVQRDGLRLQLLAEPAEPVVARLLAEDPQLQELEVHGGGLADAFVELTREAA, from the coding sequence ATGTCCGTTTCCTGCCCGACTGCCTTGGCCACGCTGCGCGACGCGCAGGTGCATTACGGTGCTGTCGCCGCACTGCAGGGCGTGAGCTTCTCGCTGCAGCGCGGCGAAGTGCTGGCCCTGCTCGGCCGCAACGGCGCGGGCAAGAGCACCGCGATTTCGGTACTGCTGGGCCTGCGCGCCCTGGATGCTGGCCAGGCCGAGCTGCTGGGCGGCGACCCGCAACAGCGGGCCAGCCGGCGGGGCATCGGGGTGATGCTGCAGAGCACCGCCTTGCCGCCGGTGCTGCAGGTGGATGAACTGATTGCGCTGGCCAGCGCCTGCTACGACGACCCACGCCCTCTGGAAGAGTGCCTGGCACTGGCCGGGCTGGCCGATCTGGCACGGCGCCGTTACGGCCAGCTGTCCGGCGGCCAGCAGCGCCGCGTGCAGTTCGCCATCGCGCTGTGCGGGCGGCCGCAGCTGCTGTTCCTCGACGAGCCCACCACCGGCCTGGACATCCAGGCCCGGCAGGCGCTGTGGCAGGCGATCGGGCAGCTGGCCAGCGAAGGCTGCGGCGTGCTGCTGACCACCCACTATCTGGAAGAGGCCGAAGCACTGGCCCAGCGCGTGGTGGTGATCGAACAGGGACGGGTACTGGCCGACGGACCGTTGGCGCAGTTCCGCCAGCAACTGGCCCCGCGCCGGATCCGCTGCCGCAGCGCGCTGGATGCCGAGGTACTCAAAACCTGGCCCGGCGTGCGCGAGGTGCAGCGCGATGGGCTGCGCCTGCAGCTGCTGGCCGAACCGGCCGAGCCGGTGGTGGCGCGGCTGCTGGCCGAAGACCCGCAGCTGCAGGAGCTGGAGGTACACGGCGGCGGCCTGGCCGACGCCTTCGTCGAACTGACCCGGGAGGCCGCATGA
- a CDS encoding efflux RND transporter periplasmic adaptor subunit, translating to MNASAELLKELRIDRKAPPPPSAPRRGLWIGVAIVAVLLLVGIGWFLFGRQRPIEVTTAPVVAIQQGGASGSVLDASGYVVARRMATVSAKITGKVREVMIEEGMRVEEGQVMATLDPIDANAQRSLSASQLEAARSQLAGLQAQVAQANSEAGRLQTLVGQQLVSRSQYDLAIAQRDSLRAQLRTAERNTTVANDALAIADLGVDNNTVRAPFSGVVTAKAAQPGEIVSPLSAGGGFTRTGIGTIVDMESLEIEVEVGESFIGRVQPKMPVEATLNAYPDWKIPAEVIAIIPTADRGKATVKVRVALKVKDPRIVPEMGVRVSFLEAAQPAQAAAPKGVRVPAAALVEREQKTVAFAVKDDQRVEQRTVTAGATLNTDRQVSQGLSAGEVVVLDPPEALKDGSKVVEASK from the coding sequence ATGAACGCATCCGCTGAACTGCTCAAGGAACTCCGCATCGACCGCAAGGCGCCCCCGCCGCCGTCCGCGCCCCGCCGTGGGCTGTGGATCGGGGTGGCCATCGTCGCCGTGCTCCTGCTCGTTGGCATCGGCTGGTTCCTGTTCGGCCGGCAACGCCCGATCGAGGTGACCACCGCGCCGGTGGTGGCCATCCAGCAGGGCGGCGCCAGCGGTTCGGTGCTCGATGCCAGCGGCTACGTGGTGGCGCGGCGCATGGCCACGGTGTCGGCCAAGATCACCGGCAAGGTGCGCGAGGTGATGATCGAAGAAGGCATGCGGGTGGAAGAAGGCCAGGTGATGGCCACGCTCGACCCGATCGATGCCAACGCCCAGCGCAGCCTGTCGGCCTCGCAGCTGGAGGCCGCGCGCAGCCAGCTGGCCGGGCTGCAGGCGCAGGTGGCGCAGGCCAACTCCGAAGCTGGCCGCCTGCAGACGCTGGTGGGCCAGCAGCTGGTGTCGCGCTCGCAGTACGACCTGGCCATCGCCCAGCGCGACAGCCTGCGCGCGCAGCTGCGTACCGCCGAACGCAACACCACGGTGGCCAACGATGCCCTGGCCATCGCCGACCTGGGCGTGGACAACAACACCGTGCGCGCACCGTTCTCCGGCGTGGTAACCGCCAAGGCCGCGCAGCCGGGCGAGATCGTGTCGCCATTGTCGGCCGGCGGTGGCTTCACCCGCACCGGTATCGGCACCATCGTGGACATGGAGTCGCTGGAGATCGAAGTAGAGGTGGGCGAGTCGTTCATTGGCCGCGTGCAACCGAAGATGCCGGTCGAAGCCACGCTCAACGCCTACCCGGACTGGAAGATTCCAGCCGAGGTGATCGCCATCATTCCCACCGCCGACCGCGGCAAGGCCACGGTCAAGGTGCGCGTGGCGCTGAAGGTGAAAGACCCGCGCATCGTGCCGGAGATGGGCGTGCGGGTGAGCTTCCTCGAGGCCGCACAACCGGCGCAGGCGGCCGCCCCGAAGGGCGTGCGCGTGCCGGCGGCCGCGCTCGTGGAACGCGAACAGAAGACCGTCGCCTTCGCGGTGAAGGACGACCAGCGCGTGGAACAGCGCACGGTCACCGCCGGCGCCACGCTCAACACCGACCGCCAGGTCAGCCAGGGGCTGAGCGCGGGCGAGGTGGTGGTGCTGGACCCGCCCGAGGCGCTGAAGGACGGCAGCAAGGTCGTGGAAGCCAGTAAGTAG